In Salvelinus namaycush isolate Seneca chromosome 37, SaNama_1.0, whole genome shotgun sequence, the following are encoded in one genomic region:
- the LOC120030858 gene encoding neurogenic locus notch homolog protein 1-like isoform X2 produces MMLVLWTAVLLGLSRWCQAAASPGGDPWAQCPSRQCKAKFGDGSCDKECTEPECLRDGFDCLRDKGRCNSGHIHYCRDHYANSYCDQGCESAACGWDGSDCHRHHSPLWAKGTLLLQTHVPLQHGTFSNSSLLWALSTLLQTPLKLRGMVPLDPSKDLFTFNPQQLENLLAQASSDDSNGSLLFLQVDNRPCSRLPSTCFPYAIEAANFLRAATSSTRVSVPSHPELKAIISVRGVGEEIGGREEDPVEEKEETNGATPPWLWAVIGVATGLVLALVLMVVLAIRRVRRRRAEREGGERVRHRSTVTENDSGANAAKAWAQHTPHREQRGRTGREKDRNGIKKKKAKEAEKKRRRDPLGEDALRLHPLKKDLDIGSDTDFTQSSMEDINRSICDHRTQEQKHYRSPPSHPQSPTQTPLLAPPRGWERNAVPSPHHRTPNQSGSVQWCGPDGSVVLIRAVRSGLDRVVLELLRAGVPVNNTDHTGRSALHWASSVNHLSLTRTLTRYGAAVDLQDNKGETALFLSALHGCYDTARFLLLNGANQDLSDRRGRRALDVAQEGMHHQVLELLLAHRVQRGPIPMEQANDMLWDERALLYSQWVNSPGLPGRSASFSGVIGHRDMSSPPPSDWSMGRMQCPSPQNWRPQLNQSVTALVTPRIMGRPPRPISTLQEVTSEDEDRERPQEVPRAATPHFLLPQPAPRQRSFSCTQNAMQRHSISQQPEPTYVALSEKIANEPIERVIVVPPTDAPTKSNRRSIVDSSDNPNRAAQEIETASFKKADQKARSEKLNNHMPDSKQTAL; encoded by the exons ATGATGCTGGTGCTGTGGACAGCTGTTCTGTTGGGTTTGAGCAGGTGGTGTCAAG CAGCAGCGTCTCCCGGTGGTGACCCCTGGGCCCAGTGTCCATCCAGACAGTGTAAGGCCAAGTTTGGAGATGGGTCATGTGATAAAGAGTGCACCGAGCCTGAGTGTCTGAGGGACGGGTTCGACTGTCTGAGGGACAAAGGACGCTGCAA TTCAGGCCACATCCACTACTGCCGAGACCACTATGCCAACTCTTACTGTGACCAGGGCTGTGAAAGCGCCGCCTGTGGCTGGGACGGGAGTGACTGTCACAGGCACCACAGCCCTCTGTGGGCAAAGGGCACCCTGCTCCTGCAAACCCACGTCCCCCTGCAACACGGCACATTTTCCAACAGTTCCCTCCTCTGGGCCCTCAGCACCCTCCTGCAGACGCCCCTCAAATTGCGCGGCATGGTGCCCCTTGACCCCAGCAAGGACCTCTTCACCTTTAATCCCCAGCAGCTCGAAAACCTGCTGGCTCAAGCTTCCTCGGATGACTCAAATGG CTCTCTCCTATTCCTGCAAGTGGATAACAGGCCGTGCTCCCGTCTTCCTTCTACCTGTTTCCCATACGCCATCGAAGCAGCTAACTTCCTGCGGGCTGCTACGTCGTCGACTCGTGTGTCGGTCCCCTCTCACCCAGAATTAAAGGCCATTATTAGTGTAAGAGGGGTTGGGGAGGaaataggagggagagaggaggacccAGTTGAGGAAAAAGAGGAAACTAATG GAGCAACACCTCCATGGCTATGGGCTGTGATCGGCGTGGCAACGGGCCTGGTACTGGCTTTGGTCTTGATGGTTGTCTTGGCGATCAGAAGGGTGAGACGACGACgagcggagagggagggaggagagagggttagGCACAGATCCACTGTCACTGAGAATGACAGCGGAGCCAATGCGGCCAAGGCATGGGCACAGCACACACCCCACCGAGAGCAGAGgggcaggacagggagagagaaagacaggaatGGGATAAAGAAGAAGAAAGCAAAGGAGGCTGAGAAGAAAAGACGCAGAGATCCACTGGGGGAGGATGCCCTTCGACTGCA TCCCTTGAAAAAGGACCTGGATATTGGAAGTGACACTGACTTTACCCAGAGTTCTATGGAGGACATCAACAGGTCCATCTGTGACCATCGAACGCAAGAGCAGAAGCACTACCGCAGCCCTCCGAGCCACCCACAATCACCCACACAAA CTCCACTTTTAGCCCCCCCAAGAGGATGGGAGAGAAATGCTGTCCCGTCGCCACATCACAGAACACCCAATCAA TCTGGTTCGGTTCAGTGGTGTGGTCCAGATGGGTCAGTTGTCCTGATTCGTGCGGTCCGGAGTGGGCTTGACCGCGTGGTTCTGGAGCTACTACGAGCTGGGGTGCCGGTCAACAACACCGACCACACTG GGAGATCAGCCCTCCACTGGGCATCCTCAGTTAACCACCTTTCCTTGACAAGAACCCTCACTCGCTACGGTGCTGCGGTGGACCTACAGGACAACAAG GGTGAGACTGCTCTGTTCCTCTCCGCCCTCCACGGTTGCTACGACACCGCCCGGTTCCTGCTCCTGAACGGGGCCAATCAGGATCTGTCTGATCGTAGAGGACGCCGGGCACTGGATGTTGCCCAAGAGGGCATGCATCATCAAGTCCTGGAGCTCCTATTGGCTCACAGGGTTCAGAGAGGGCCTATTCCTATGGAGCAAGCCAATGATATGCTGTGGGATGAGCGTGCCTTGCTGTATAGCCAATGGGTGAATTCCCCTGGGCTCCCTGGGAGAAGTGCCTCCTTCTCTGGTGTCATAGGGCATCGGGATATGTCTTCGCCTCCACCAAG TGATTGGTCAATGGGCAGAATGCAATGCCCTTCCCCTCAGAACTGGCGGCCACAGCTCAACCAATCAGTGACCGCATTGGTCACCCCAAGAATCATGGGGCGTCCCCCACGGCCAATCAGCACTCTGCAGGAAGTTACCTCAGAGGACGAAGATCGTGAAAGGCCCCAGGAAGTCCCGAGAGCAGCGACACCGCATTTCCTGTTACCCCAGCCTGCTCCTCGACAGCGGTCCTTCTCTTGTACCCAGAATGCAATGCAGCGTCACTCCATTTCACAGCAGCCCGAACCGACTTATGTTGCCTTATCAGAGAAAATTGCCAATGAGCCCATAGAAAGAGTGATCGTAGTCCCTCCTACAGATGCTCCCACTAAATCAAATCGTAGATCAATAGTCGATAGTAGCGATAACCCCAACAGGGCGGCGCAAGAGATTGAGACAGCAAGTTTTAAAAAGGCAGACCAGAAAGCCCGAAGTGAGAAGCTAAATAACCACATGCCGGACTCTAAACAAACAGCTTTGTAA
- the LOC120030858 gene encoding neurogenic locus notch homolog protein 1-like isoform X1 has protein sequence MMLVLWTAVLLGLSRWCQVAAASPGGDPWAQCPSRQCKAKFGDGSCDKECTEPECLRDGFDCLRDKGRCNSGHIHYCRDHYANSYCDQGCESAACGWDGSDCHRHHSPLWAKGTLLLQTHVPLQHGTFSNSSLLWALSTLLQTPLKLRGMVPLDPSKDLFTFNPQQLENLLAQASSDDSNGSLLFLQVDNRPCSRLPSTCFPYAIEAANFLRAATSSTRVSVPSHPELKAIISVRGVGEEIGGREEDPVEEKEETNGATPPWLWAVIGVATGLVLALVLMVVLAIRRVRRRRAEREGGERVRHRSTVTENDSGANAAKAWAQHTPHREQRGRTGREKDRNGIKKKKAKEAEKKRRRDPLGEDALRLHPLKKDLDIGSDTDFTQSSMEDINRSICDHRTQEQKHYRSPPSHPQSPTQTPLLAPPRGWERNAVPSPHHRTPNQSGSVQWCGPDGSVVLIRAVRSGLDRVVLELLRAGVPVNNTDHTGRSALHWASSVNHLSLTRTLTRYGAAVDLQDNKGETALFLSALHGCYDTARFLLLNGANQDLSDRRGRRALDVAQEGMHHQVLELLLAHRVQRGPIPMEQANDMLWDERALLYSQWVNSPGLPGRSASFSGVIGHRDMSSPPPSDWSMGRMQCPSPQNWRPQLNQSVTALVTPRIMGRPPRPISTLQEVTSEDEDRERPQEVPRAATPHFLLPQPAPRQRSFSCTQNAMQRHSISQQPEPTYVALSEKIANEPIERVIVVPPTDAPTKSNRRSIVDSSDNPNRAAQEIETASFKKADQKARSEKLNNHMPDSKQTAL, from the exons ATGATGCTGGTGCTGTGGACAGCTGTTCTGTTGGGTTTGAGCAGGTGGTGTCAAG TAGCAGCAGCGTCTCCCGGTGGTGACCCCTGGGCCCAGTGTCCATCCAGACAGTGTAAGGCCAAGTTTGGAGATGGGTCATGTGATAAAGAGTGCACCGAGCCTGAGTGTCTGAGGGACGGGTTCGACTGTCTGAGGGACAAAGGACGCTGCAA TTCAGGCCACATCCACTACTGCCGAGACCACTATGCCAACTCTTACTGTGACCAGGGCTGTGAAAGCGCCGCCTGTGGCTGGGACGGGAGTGACTGTCACAGGCACCACAGCCCTCTGTGGGCAAAGGGCACCCTGCTCCTGCAAACCCACGTCCCCCTGCAACACGGCACATTTTCCAACAGTTCCCTCCTCTGGGCCCTCAGCACCCTCCTGCAGACGCCCCTCAAATTGCGCGGCATGGTGCCCCTTGACCCCAGCAAGGACCTCTTCACCTTTAATCCCCAGCAGCTCGAAAACCTGCTGGCTCAAGCTTCCTCGGATGACTCAAATGG CTCTCTCCTATTCCTGCAAGTGGATAACAGGCCGTGCTCCCGTCTTCCTTCTACCTGTTTCCCATACGCCATCGAAGCAGCTAACTTCCTGCGGGCTGCTACGTCGTCGACTCGTGTGTCGGTCCCCTCTCACCCAGAATTAAAGGCCATTATTAGTGTAAGAGGGGTTGGGGAGGaaataggagggagagaggaggacccAGTTGAGGAAAAAGAGGAAACTAATG GAGCAACACCTCCATGGCTATGGGCTGTGATCGGCGTGGCAACGGGCCTGGTACTGGCTTTGGTCTTGATGGTTGTCTTGGCGATCAGAAGGGTGAGACGACGACgagcggagagggagggaggagagagggttagGCACAGATCCACTGTCACTGAGAATGACAGCGGAGCCAATGCGGCCAAGGCATGGGCACAGCACACACCCCACCGAGAGCAGAGgggcaggacagggagagagaaagacaggaatGGGATAAAGAAGAAGAAAGCAAAGGAGGCTGAGAAGAAAAGACGCAGAGATCCACTGGGGGAGGATGCCCTTCGACTGCA TCCCTTGAAAAAGGACCTGGATATTGGAAGTGACACTGACTTTACCCAGAGTTCTATGGAGGACATCAACAGGTCCATCTGTGACCATCGAACGCAAGAGCAGAAGCACTACCGCAGCCCTCCGAGCCACCCACAATCACCCACACAAA CTCCACTTTTAGCCCCCCCAAGAGGATGGGAGAGAAATGCTGTCCCGTCGCCACATCACAGAACACCCAATCAA TCTGGTTCGGTTCAGTGGTGTGGTCCAGATGGGTCAGTTGTCCTGATTCGTGCGGTCCGGAGTGGGCTTGACCGCGTGGTTCTGGAGCTACTACGAGCTGGGGTGCCGGTCAACAACACCGACCACACTG GGAGATCAGCCCTCCACTGGGCATCCTCAGTTAACCACCTTTCCTTGACAAGAACCCTCACTCGCTACGGTGCTGCGGTGGACCTACAGGACAACAAG GGTGAGACTGCTCTGTTCCTCTCCGCCCTCCACGGTTGCTACGACACCGCCCGGTTCCTGCTCCTGAACGGGGCCAATCAGGATCTGTCTGATCGTAGAGGACGCCGGGCACTGGATGTTGCCCAAGAGGGCATGCATCATCAAGTCCTGGAGCTCCTATTGGCTCACAGGGTTCAGAGAGGGCCTATTCCTATGGAGCAAGCCAATGATATGCTGTGGGATGAGCGTGCCTTGCTGTATAGCCAATGGGTGAATTCCCCTGGGCTCCCTGGGAGAAGTGCCTCCTTCTCTGGTGTCATAGGGCATCGGGATATGTCTTCGCCTCCACCAAG TGATTGGTCAATGGGCAGAATGCAATGCCCTTCCCCTCAGAACTGGCGGCCACAGCTCAACCAATCAGTGACCGCATTGGTCACCCCAAGAATCATGGGGCGTCCCCCACGGCCAATCAGCACTCTGCAGGAAGTTACCTCAGAGGACGAAGATCGTGAAAGGCCCCAGGAAGTCCCGAGAGCAGCGACACCGCATTTCCTGTTACCCCAGCCTGCTCCTCGACAGCGGTCCTTCTCTTGTACCCAGAATGCAATGCAGCGTCACTCCATTTCACAGCAGCCCGAACCGACTTATGTTGCCTTATCAGAGAAAATTGCCAATGAGCCCATAGAAAGAGTGATCGTAGTCCCTCCTACAGATGCTCCCACTAAATCAAATCGTAGATCAATAGTCGATAGTAGCGATAACCCCAACAGGGCGGCGCAAGAGATTGAGACAGCAAGTTTTAAAAAGGCAGACCAGAAAGCCCGAAGTGAGAAGCTAAATAACCACATGCCGGACTCTAAACAAACAGCTTTGTAA
- the LOC120030859 gene encoding pre-B-cell leukemia transcription factor 1-like: MLQQQPLTGNGPSNGRGLGLSTHPGMHPLNSVHPSSHHRSDGDTGHEGAENGHESRRDIGDILQQIMTITDQSLDEAQAKKHTLNCHRMKPALFSVLCEIKEKTGLSMRNAQEEDSQDPQLVRLDNMLLAEGVAGPEKGGGAAAAVSAATSSGGMSPDSSLEHSDYKSKLSQIRNIYHTEMEKYDQACSEFTTHVMNLLREQSRTRPVSPREIERMVAIIHRKFSSIQTQLKQSTCEAVMILRSRFLDARRKRRNFSKQATEVLNEYFYSHLANPYPSEEAKEELAKQCSITVSQVCNWFGNKRIRYKKNIGKFQEEANIYAMKTAIVATQNEDSPHTPNSTGSGGFSLTGPDLFLGVPPMNGEQPVYMGAQTNGNWQGQNTPPSATSPGKDHSGDSD, encoded by the exons ATGTTGCAGCAGCAGCCTCTCACTGGCAACGGGCCCTCTAACGGCCGGGGCCTTGGCCTGAGCACTCACCCCGGTATGCACCCTCTAAACTCGGTTCATCCATCTTCCCACCACCGCTCCGACGGAGACACGGGCCACGAAGGCGCAGAAAATGGACATGAAAGCCGCAGAGACATTGGTGACATATTGCAACAAATCATGACCATCACCGACCAAAGTTTGGACGAAGCACAAGCAAA AAAACACACATTGAATTGCCATCGAATGAAACCAGCTTTGTTCAGCGTCTTATGCGAGATCAAAGAGAAAACAG GCCTATCAATGCGAAATGCTCAAGAGGAAGATTCACAGGACCCACAGCTGGTGCGATTGGACAACATGCTGCTGGCGGAGGGTGTGGCCGGGCCGGAGAAAGGTGGCGGGGCGGCAGCAGCGGTGTCCGCAGCCACCAGCTCTGGAGGGATGTCGCCAGACAGCTCACTGGAACACTCAGACTACAAAAGCAAGTTGAGCCAGATTCGCAACATCTATCACACTGAGATGGAGAAATATGACCAG GCCTGTAGTGAGTTCACTACCCACGTGATGAACCTGCTGAGGGAGCAGTCGCGTACACGACCCGTGTCACCGCGGGAGATCGAACGCATGGTGGCCATCATCCACCGCAAGTTCAGCTCCATCCAGACACAACTCAAGCAGAGCACCTGCGAGGCCGTCATGATCCTGAGGTCCCGCTTCCTCGACGCCAG GCGTAAGAGACGTAACTTCAGCAAGCAGGCGACGGAAGTCCTGAACGAGTATTTCTACTCCCATCTCGCCAACCCTTACCCCAGTGAAGAGGCCAAAGAAGAACTAGCCAAACAGTGTAGCATCACTGTCTCTCAG GTGTGCAACTGGTTTGGCAACAAGAGAATCCGCTACAAGAAGAACATCGGGAAGTTCCAAGAGGAGGCCAACATCTATGCCATGAAGACAGCCATCGTGGCGACACAGAACGAGGACTCTCCACACACGCCCAACTCAACAG GATCGGGGGGCTTCTCACTCACTGGACCAGACCTTTTCCTGGGTGTTCCACCAATGAATGGAGAGCAGCCTGTCTACATGGGAGCACAA ACTAATGGGAACTGGCAAGGGCAAAACACACCCCCCTCTGCCACTTCCCCGGGAAAGGACCACTCGGGGGACTCTGACTGA
- the LOC120031178 gene encoding G-protein-signaling modulator 1-like has product MDVVMEYPEVKVETAEEEHLEDLIIIKEGDVERVVEGGIEPITGKSNDKDSSAEEDATARHGQIGKTNTESGDGDKRKKDNHINQAKGETGTEDGVEHIKGMDELVMDGPKIHGKKEGMAMVDETEKYKTAEQDLETDKPSQGLQVGTNRHLPFDQLPKDTLSPEHATKQAQRLTPYFPDALYDLVFTLQEGRRLNDQRCSFRGRRRCHSEPNTYIPAHRAHRVHFSSMTSLQKDEFFDLVATSQGRRLDDQRVELHDTPPLKPKANKKRSSVKDTKPKKSAPIAVQNEDLYNMILISQSQGRLEEQRSVAPGPMDDDDFFSLLLSVQGGRMEDQRTELPGILGT; this is encoded by the exons ATGGATGTTGTCATGGAATACCCAGAGGTCAAAGTTGAAACAGCTGAAGAGGAGCACTTGGAGGATCTAATCATTATTAAGGAGGGAGATGTTGAGAGAGTTGTTGAGGGAGGGATAGAGCCAATAACAGGCAAGAGCAACGATAAAGACTCCAGTGCGGAAGAGGATGCCACTGCCAGACATGGACAGATTGGAAAAACCAACACTGAAAGTGGAGATGGCGACAAAAGAAAAAAGGATAACCATATAAATCAAGCAAAAggagagactgggacagaggatGGGGTTGAGCACATTAAAGGGATGGATGAATTAGTAATGGATGGACCGAAAATACATGGCAAGAAAGAGGGGATGGCGATGGTGGATGAAACAGAAAAATACAAAACAGCAGAACAAGATTTGGAGACGGACAAACCATCACAAGGATTACAAGTTGGCACAAATAGACATCTTCCCTTTGACCAGTTGCCCAAAGATACGCTGAGCCCAGAGCATGCCACAAAACAG GCTCAACGGTTAACCCCTTACTTCCCAGACGCGCTGTATGACCTGGTCTTTACTCTGCAAGAAGGAAGACGACTCAATGACCAGCGGTGCTCGttcagagggaggagaaggtgccATTCTGAACCCAACACCTACATTCCGGCCCACAGAGCCCACAGAG TGCATTTCTCCTCAATGACCTCGCTGCAGAAAGATGAGTTCTTTGACTTGGTGGCTACTTCCCAAGGCCGTCGGCTTGACGACCAGCGGGTGGAACTACATGACACCCCACCCCTTAAGCCGAAAGCCAATAAGAAGAGGAGCAGCGTAAAAGATACAAAGCCTAAAAAGTCTGCTCCAATTGCAGTGCAGAACGAGGACTTGTACAATATGATTCTCATCTCGCAA TCCCAGGGTAGGCTGGAGGAGCAGCGCAGTGTGGCCCCAGGGCCTATGGATGACGATGACTTCTTTTCGTTACTGCTGAGTGTCCAGGGAGGACGCATGGAGGACCAGAGGACTGAGTTGCCTGGGATTCTGGGAACCTGA
- the LOC120031287 gene encoding deoxyribonuclease-2-alpha-like: MLSLVVLMILFQPEEGGSSPISCYNDQGEAVDWFYLYKLPHVDREFPNDGQSYLLMDKGSEGWRDGNVLVNDSTGALGRTVGQLYEQGKNDDIAYILYNDQRPPEEGEKGFGFLSSRGGHTKGVVLLDKTQGYWLVHSTPHFPPVKEIGQYSYPGSGVQNGQNFICVTYPLERFQAIGEQLQINQPNVYDCGVPASLASLVPALADVCNNSQGQMAYSSLPHTQPASNRSVPLTSLGGTEFISFAKGRSFNNDLYHYWVAPSLQSDLLVQFWIRSTGILPSDCSLGWKVLDIQLISPGGRITFKASNDHSKWAVSTTGGGLDGAAGWVCVGDINRNEAEEKRGGGTVCLQDATVWKAYRTAALECEMCGGGTSGCDVDVEDARHYQGDMNP, from the exons ATGTTGTCACTTGTTGTCCTGATGATCCTGTTTCAACCAGAAGAGGGAGGCTCCTCACCTATCTCCTGTTACAATGATCAAGGGGAAGCTGTTGACTG GTTCTATCTCTACAAACTCCCCCATGTTGATCGtgaatttcccaatgatggacaGAGTTATCTACTGATGGACAAAGGCagcgagggatggagggatggaaacgTGTTGGTGAATGACAGCACTGGAGCCCTGGGGAGGACAGTGGGCCAGCTGTATGAGCAGGGGAAG AATGATGACATTGCATACATCCTGTACAATGACCAGAGACCACCCGAGGAGGGAGAAAAAGGATTTGGTTTCCTTAGTAGCCGAGGTGGCCACACTAAAG gtGTTGTCTTATTGGACAAGACACAGGGCTATTGGTTGGTCCACAGCACCCCTCATTTCCCCCCTGTAAAGGAAATAGGGCAATATTCCTACCCAGGTAGTGGTGTACAGAACGGACAGAACTTCATCTGTGTGACCTACCCACTGGAACGCTTTCAGGCCATTG GAGAGCAGTTGCAGATCAACCAGCCCAATGTGTATGACTGTGGTGTCCCTGCTTCCTTGGCCTCTCTGGTGCCCGCACTGGCTGATGTCTGTAACAACAGCCAAGGGCAGATGGCCTATAGCAGCTTACCGCACACCCAACCTGCATCCAATCGCAGTGTGCCTCTCACCTCATTGGGTGGAACCGAGTTCATCAGCTTTGCCAAGGGGAGATCATTCAATAATG ATCTGTACCACTACTGGGTGGCTCCCTCCCTCCAGTCAGACCTCCTAGTCCAGTTCTGGATCCGCTCCACTGGCATCCTGCCCTCTGACTGCTCCCTGGGCTGGAAGGTCCTGGACATCCAGCTTATCTCCCCAGGCGGGAGGATCACCTTCAAGGCCTCCAATGACCACTCCAAGTGGGCCGTGAGTACCACCGGGGGTGGGTTGGATGGAGCTGCTGGCTGGGTGTGTGTGGGCGACATCAACCGCAACGAggctgaggagaagagagggggcggGACAGTGTGTCTGCAGGACGCCACGGTGTGGAAGGCCTATCGGACAGCGGCGCTGGAGTGTGAGATGTGCGGGGGAGGGACCAGCGGGTGTGATGTGGACGTAGAGGATGCAAGGCACTACCAGGGAGATATGAATCCGTAA